The Aedes aegypti strain LVP_AGWG chromosome 3, AaegL5.0 Primary Assembly, whole genome shotgun sequence genome contains a region encoding:
- the LOC110677851 gene encoding quinone oxidoreductase-like protein 2 homolog, whose product MFSSLVLSTLTRTGSSLARRNASILLRQAHRAAVLHEIGKPLVLETVKRIEQLKDDEVRIKVHYCSLNSTDVQIITGKHPELQVPLPFIPGHEISGEVVEIGSNNPNFLKRGDRVVAMNDLQDPNGGLIEEVVVKNRDVWQVPSEVPLQEMTVMPYGHGTALLAFAMHCQLQENDLVLITAGPAGMGLAAIDLAVAVYKAKVIAICDTESSSDLVREKGAYKTVSMGKNYTKLYKNLADAMGDKKAKVAYDAVGKGLLHLLADFVDPEKGQMFSVDPFHNQAKLKASKPEYELPKKKERTEQDDQNAAKLIDNVVHIDLYEHPDEDVYRQMISDTIEMKSQRMVSGYISKVFLLKSVQKAVEFIQKKQCTGKVLIDVKCLDDDDCEDEAKENEK is encoded by the exons ATGTTCAGCTCGTTAGTATTATCCACACTTACCAGAACCGGTAGCAGCTTGGCGAGGAGGAATGCGTCAATTCTTCTCCGACAAGCCCACAGAGCGGCCGTTTTGCACGAAATCGGTAAGCCTCTAGTGCTGGAAACGGTCAAGCGCATCGAGCAACTCAAGGATGATGAG GTTCGAATCAAGGTGCACTACTGCAGTCTCAATTCGACGGATGTGCAAATTATCACCGGAAAGCATCCGGAACTGCAGGTGCCCCTTCCGTTCATCCCTGGGCACGAAATTTCCGGGGAAGTGGTGGAGATTGGGAGCAACAATCCGAACTTTTTAAAGCGAGGCGATCGAGTGGTGGCCATGAATGACTTACAAGACCCGAATGGTGGATTGATTGAAGAAGTGGTCGTAAAGAACCGAGATGTTTGGCAGGTTCCGTCGGAAGTTCCTCTGCAGGAGATGACTGTGATGCCCTACGGGCACGGAACGGCCCTGTTGGCATTTGCTATGCACTGTCAGCTACAGGAGAACGACTTGGTACTGATAACTGCTGGCCCCGCCGGAATGGGACTGGCCGCCATCGATTTGGCCGTGGCCGTTTACAAGGCTAAGGTTATTGCCATTTGCGACACCGAGAGTAGTTCGGATTTGGTACGGGAGAAAGGAGCCTACAAGACTGTTAGCATGGGGAAGAACTATACGAAGCTGTACAAGAACCTGGCGGATGCGATGGGCGACAAAAAGGCCAAGGTGGCGTACGATGCCGTGGGGAAGGGACTGCTGCATCTGTTGGCGGATTT CGTCGATCCGGAGAAAGGTCAGATGTTTTCCGTGGATCCGTTCCACAATCAGGCAAAGCTGAAGGCATCCAAGCCGGAGTACGAGCTGCCCAAGAAAAAAGAACGCACCGAACAAGACGACCAGAATGCCGCCAAACTGATTGATAACGTGGTGCACATTGATCTGTACGAGCATCCGGACGAGGACGTGTACCGGCAAATGATTTCGGATACCATCGAGATGAAGTCGCAACGAATGGTCTCCGGATACATTAGTAAGGTGTTTTTGCTGAAAAGTGTTCAGAAAGCGGTAGAGTTTATCCAAAAGAAGCAATGCACCGGGAAAGTACTTATCGACGTCAAATGTTTGGACGATGATGATTGTGAAGATGAAGCGAAGGAGAACGAAAAGTAA
- the LOC110677853 gene encoding uncharacterized protein LOC110677853, with amino-acid sequence MAQGKLKVKTKAPVNNKKANKKGSAFSKRKNAPIQSKKHKFQEAHKLKQVVSKAVNQQNEDNIRKLAYEGQRNLSQAQQAVLEHHKRQAETQEAGTSTS; translated from the exons ATGGCACAGGGCAAACTTAAGGTGAAAACGAAGGCACCAgtcaacaacaaaaaagccAACAAGAAGGGAAGCGCTTTTAGCAAACGGAAAA ATGCGCCGATCCAGTCGAAGAAGCACAAGTTCCAGGAAGCTCACAAACTGAAGCAGGTGGTAAGCAAAGCGGTCAATCAACAGAATGAAGATAACATCCGGAAGCTGGCCTACGAGGGACAGCGAAACTTAAGCCAGGCCCAGCAAGCCGTTCTTGAGCACCACAAACGGCAGGCGGAAACTCAGGAAGCAGGAACCTCGACGAGTTAA